In Anopheles cruzii chromosome X, idAnoCruzAS_RS32_06, whole genome shotgun sequence, one genomic interval encodes:
- the LOC128267757 gene encoding DNA damage-regulated autophagy modulator protein 1: protein MSNLYLLPISVFLLFNFTFIGTYIAAVLQGHVVPTVPYISDAATYSPESCVFGQFISMGCVLLGITIYVRYRQIQEISFRHSDVRQALGNYSKTAFWIGIGSCLGISIVGNFQETNVRIVHYVGAFLAFGLGTVYFWIQSYISYYIQPYMGSMAKANLRLVLSVVCTIFFMIVAVTGVISHILFNGTDPRKWYPSDGGWEYHVASSISEWIVATTFCFYVLTFTDEFRTMRFAPPPLIFLEIESSRLFEPVINDQPVAVIS from the exons ATGTCCAATTTATATTTGCTTCCCATTTCCGTGTTTCTGCTGTTCAACTTTACCTTCATCGGGAC GTACATTGCGGCGGTGCTTCAGGGCCATGTGGTTCCGACGGTGCCGTATATCAGCGATGCCGCGACCTATTCGCCGGAAAGCTGCGTCTTTGGCCAATTTATCAGCATGGGCTGCGTATTGC TGGGCATAACTATATACGTGCGGTACCGGCAGATACAGGAGATTTCGTTCCGCCATAGCGATGTGCGACAGGCACTAGGGAACTATAGCAAGACTGCCTTTTGGATCGGCATCGGGTCCTGTCTTGGGATCAGCATCGTCGGTAACTTCCAGGAGACAAACGTTCGCATTGTGCACTATGTCGGGGCGTTCCTGGCGTTTGGGCTGGGGACGGTATACTTCTGGATCCAGTCGTACATCTCCTACTACATTCAACCGTACATGGGTTCGATGGCAAAGGCGAACCTGCGCCTGGTGCTGTCCGTCGTGTGCACCATCTTCTTCATGATCGTCGCCGTGACCGGAGTTATTTCACACATTCTCTTCAACGGGACCGATCCGCGCAAGTGGTACCCATCGGACGGTGGCTGGGAGTACCACGTGGCTAGTTCGATCTCGGAGTGGATTGTGGCGACCACATTCTGCTTCTACGTGCTTACCTTCACCGACGAGTTTCGTACGATGCGTTTCGCCCCACCACCG CTCATCTTCCTCGAAATCGAATCGTCTCGTCTGTTCGAACCAGTCATCAACGATCAACCGGTGGCGGTTATCTCGTGA
- the LOC128278859 gene encoding proton-coupled amino acid transporter-like protein CG1139: MQTTNLDDVRSHVSPNPRRERDDHNYVNAVVVVQDVPPPLHSRRDNVDQNYVNAVIAVPPLHPRRDYVVQDVPQHRPQQERPDYDFVNSVFAVHGVQPFRHPRERPIRNWDNVAIIVQPLLPLHPQRELAANADEITVQGGPPHQLQCGGPEDEDVQPRHKTSYLETMMHLFKGNIGTGCYAMGYAFKNGGLLFGTIVTLLLGFLCVHCQHVLIECANLMQDRRRRERIEQLHVMLNNSSVMQTPPPELDATPLDFAETVGLCFRYGPRATRRWATPMRRAINVLICVSQLGFCGVYVIFMRSHLRQIAEQYDLVLGEHQIMALLFVPVVLTSIIRKLKYLSYCSLAANVLMTIGIGITFYYALKDPLPSLAERSLMGSPEQLPLFYGTAIFAFEGIALVLPLQNEMRSPADFSKTFGVLNVGMVFIVLLYIVLGFVGYLRWGDAVEGTMTLNLPDDELLAVSVKVMISTGVLLGFALQFFVAITVVWPTVGRHWSYATRHFVSAEIMFRVGMVLLTFVIAECVPKLDLFISLIGAFCSSTLGLTIPMLIELIVEFGEGNSRPQTRGLLLVKNGCILFIALVGFGTGTYVSVSQIIQEF; this comes from the exons ATGCAGACGACGAACCTTGACGACGTCCGCAGCCACGTGTCGCCGAATCCCCGGCGCGAACGCGACGACCACAATTACGTCaatgccgtcgtcgtggtgcaGGAcgtcccgccgccgctccaTTCCCGACGGGATAACGTG GATCAAAATTACGTCAATGCCGTCATCGCGGTGCCGCCGCTCCATCCCCGGCGGGACTACGTGGTGCAGGACGTCCCGCAGCACCGTCCCCAGCAGGAACGCCCGGATTATGATTTCGTCAATAGCGTCTTCGCGGTGCATGGCGTGCAGCCGTTCCGTCACCCACGCGAACGTCCCATCCGGAACTGGGATAATGTCGCCATCATTGTGCAGCCCCTGCTGCCGCTCCATCCCCAGCGCGAACTTGCCGCTAATGCCGACGAAATCACGGTGCAGGGCGGCCCGCCGCACCAGCTCCAGTGCGGCGGacccgaggacgaggacgtcCAGCCGCGCCACAAGACTAGCTACCTGGAGACGATGATGCACCTGTTCAAAGGGAACATCGGCACCGGATGTTACGCGATGGGCTACGCGTTCAAAAATGGGGGCCTCTTGTTTGGCACCATTGTCACGCTTCTGCTCGGTTTCTTGTGCGTTCACTGTCAGCACGTGCTGATCGAATGCGCGAACCTTATGCAGGACCGGCGCCGGCGAGAGCGCATTGAGCAGCTCCACGTGATGCTCAACAATAGCAGCGTGATGCAGACGCCGCCGCCCGAGCTAGATGCGACACCGCTGGATTTCGCCGAGACCGTCGGGCTGTGCTTCCGGTACGGACCACGTGCGACCCGTCGCTGGGCCACCCCCATGCGCCGCGCCATCAATGTGCTTATCTGTGTGTCTCAGCTCGGATTCTGCGGAGTGTACGTTATCTTCATGAGGTCTCACCTGAGGCAGATCGCCGAGCAATACGATCTGGTTCTGGGCGAGCACCAGATCATGGCGCTGCTGTTCGTCCCGGTCGTGCTGACGTCCATCATCAGAAAGCTGAAGTACTTGTCGTATTGCTCTTTGGCAGCCAACGTACTCATGACGATCGGCATCGGTATCACGTTTTATTACGCGCTCAAGGATCCGCTGCCGTCGCTAGCCGAGCGTAGCCTGATGGGGAGTCCCGAGCAGCTGCCGCTTTTCTACGGCACTGCCATCTTCGCGTTCGAGGGCATCGCCCTCGTCCTGCCGCTCCAGAATGAGATGAGGTCCCCAGCCGATTTCAGCAAAACGTTCGGCGTGCTAAACGTCGGCATGGTGTTCATCGTGTTGCTCTACATCGTGCTCGGCTTCGTTGGGTACCTGCGCTGGGGCGACGCAGTGGAGGGCACCATGACGCTTAACTTGCCCGACGACGAACT ACTGGCCGTAAGTGTGAAGGTGATGATATCGACCGGAGTGCTGCTCGGTTTTGCGCTGCAGTTCTTCGTCGCTATCACGGTCGTGTGGCCGACGGTGGGACGCCACTGGAGCTACGCCACACGGCACTTTGTCAGCGCTGAGATAATGTTCCGCGTTGGAATGGTGCTGCTCACCT TTGTCATCGCCGAGTGTGTGCCGAAGCTGGACCTATTTATTTCGTTGATTGGGGCGTTCTGCTCGTCCACGTTGGGCCTTACTATACCGATGTTGATCGAGCTGATCGTGGAGTTCGGCGAAGGTAACTCTCGACCCCAGACTCGTGGCTTACTGTTGGTGAAGAACGGATGCATCCTCTTCATCGCGCTGGTCGGCTTCGGCACAGGCACCTACGTAAGTGTGTCGCAGATAATTCAAGAGTTCTAG
- the LOC128269120 gene encoding proton-coupled amino acid transporter-like protein CG1139, producing the protein MHHHHHRERPDHDYADDVITVQGVQPHHKTSYLETMMHLFKGNIGTGCYAMGDAFKNGGLLFGTIVTLLLGFVCVHCQHVLINCANLMQDRCRRERYEKRHMSRNNSGVLVPPPPPTELYEPPPDFADTVGLCFRYGPPATCHWAATMRRTVNVFICVTQLGFCCIYFVFISSNFKQIADRYGLVLDVRLIMALLLVPVILTSIITKLKFLSYCSLAANVLMTIGIGITFYYALKDPLPPLAERRLIGSPEQLPLFFGTAIFAFEGIALVLPLQNEMKYPTDFSKPFGVLNLGMVLIVSLFSTFGFVGYLRWGDAVEGTMTLNLPDGELLAESVKLMISTGVLLGFALQFFVAIMIMWPMVGCRWSYASRNAVSAEMMFRVVMVLLTFVIAECVPKLSLFISLIGAFCSSALALIIPPIIELIVEFGEVSSRPHARGWLVLKNGCILLIALVGFGTGTYESVSKIIQEF; encoded by the exons atgcaccatcatcaccaccgagAACGACCCGACCACGACTACGCCGATGACGTCATCACGGTGCAGGGCGTCCAGCCGCACCACAAGACTAGCTACCTGGAGACGATGATGCACCTGTTCAAGGGGAACATCGGCACCGGGTGCTACGCAATGGGAGACGCGTTCAAAAATGGGGGTCTCTTGTTTGGCACCATTGTCACGCTTCTGCTCGGTTTCGTGTGCGTTCACTGTCAGCACGTGCTGATCAACTGTGCGAACCTTATGCAGGACCGATGCCGGCGGGAGCGCTATGAGAAGCGCCACATGTCGCGCAATAACAGCGGCGTgttggtgccgccgccgccgccgaccgagcTATACGAGCCACCGCCGGATTTCGCCGACACCGTCGGGTTGTGTTTCCGGTACGGCCCACCGGCCACCTGTCACTGGGCCGCTACGATGCGTCGCACGGTGAACGTTTTCATCTGCGTGACCCAGCTCGGGTTCTGCTGCATCTACTTCGTGTTTATCAGCTCCAACTTTAAGCAAATCGCCGATCGGTACGGGCTGGTTTTGGACGTGCGCCTCATCatggcgctgctgctcgtgcCGGTTATCCTGACTTCGATCATCACCAAGTTGAAGTTCTTGTCGTATTGCTCTCTGGCCGCCAACGTACTCATgacgatcggcatcggcatcacGTTTTACTACGCGCTCAAGgatccgctgccgccgctagCCGAGCGTCGCCTGATAGGCAGTCCCGAGCAGCTGCCGCTTTTCTTTGGCACAGCCATCTTCGCGTTCGAGGGCATCGCCCTCGTTCTGCCACTTCAGAACGAGATGAAATACCCAACCGATTTCAGCAAACCGTTCGGCGTGCTGAACCTCGGCATGGTGCTCATCGTGTCGCTCTTCAGCACGTTCGGCTTCGTTGGTTACCTGCGCTGGGGCGACGCAGTGGAGGGCACCATGACACTCAACTTGCCCGACGGCGAACT ACTGGCCGAAAGTGTGAAGCTGATGATCTCGACCGGAGTGCTGCTCGGGTTCGCTTTGCAGTTCTTCGTCGCAATTATGATCATGTGGCCGATGGTGGGATGCCGCTGGAGCTACGCCTCTCGGAACGCGGTCAGCGCCGAAATGATGTTCCGCGTAGTAATGGTGCTGCTCACCT TTGTCATCGCCGAGTGTGTACCGAAGCTGAGCCTGTTCATTTCGCTGATTGGGGCGTTCTGCTCGTCCGCCTTAGCTCTCATTATACCGCCGATCATCGAGCTGATCGTGGAGTTCGGCGAAGTAAGCTCTCGACCTCACGctcgtggctggctggtgctgaAGAACGGTTGCATCCTCCTGATCGCGCTGGTCggcttcggcaccggcacctaCGAAAGTGTATCGAAGATCATTCAAGAGTTCTAG